The following is a genomic window from bacterium BMS3Abin08.
CTCTTTGACAGGATGGACATCGATATCTGGGAGGTGATCGATGCCTCTGCAACCAAGCCCTTTGGATTTCATGCATTCTATCCGGGCCCCGGACTTGGGGGACATTGTATCCCCATAGACCCCTTTTATCTCACCTGGAAGGCAAGGGAGTTTGACTTCAGTACACGTTTCATAGAACTTGCCGGAGAGATCAACAGCTCGATGCCTTACTATGTAGTGCGTAAGGTGATAAAGGCGCTGAACGGGCGGGGTAAAAGCATCAGGCGGGCAAAGATTCTCATCCTCGGACTTGCCTACAAGCGCGATGTGGACGATATAAGGGAATCGCCATCCCTTAAGTTGATTGAACTGCTGAAGGAGGAAGGGGCACGTGTTGACTACAACGATCCCTATATTCCACGGACACCCAGGACGAGGAGGTATGACCTCGGGATGAAGTCAGTCACCCTTACGGAAAAGAGACTCGGATCTTATGACTGTGTGGTTATAGCGACCGACCATTCCTGCTATGACTACGAATCTATTGTGAAGAATGCCGGGATGATAGTCGATACGAGGAACGCAGCAAAGGGTGTGAGGCGAAGATCAAAGATACTAAAGGCGTAATCAGGCCGGCATGCCGGGGCCTTGTGCATTCTCAGAAACAGGGATGGAATCAGGCATTCTGTTTTTTATATTCCCAACATAACTTTTTCGAGTATTTCAGTATCAACGCCGGAGACTATCTTGACCTTGCCTATCTCTTCGGGAAGGACAAACCTTACCGTACCTGAGAGGGCCTTTTTATCAAGGGCCATTGCACTTGATATGTTTGACATGTTTAATTGATGCCCGGCTTCGGCGGGAAGGCCGTAGGCCCTCACAAGTTTTCTGATCGAGTCTACACCTTCACTGTCAATCATGCCAAGAGAGCGGGCAATTTCCGCCTCATATACCATACCTATTGCAACCGCTTCACCATGGAGGTACCGTTGATAGCCGGTTACCGTTTCAATGGCATGTCCTACGGTGTGTCCATAGTTGAGAATTGCCCTTAACCCGGACTCCCTTTCGTCCTTCGATACCACTGCAGCCTTGATTCCGCATGACCTCCTGATAACAGCCGACAGTGTTTCAGGGTCAAGACCAAGTAATTCATCCCTTTTTTTATCAAGATACTCAAAAAATTCCCTGTCCCATATGACACCGTACTTTATTACCTCGGCAAT
Proteins encoded in this region:
- the aroB gene encoding 3-dehydroquinate synthase gives rise to the protein MVGDITGFCASTYMRGISYIQIPTTLLSQVDSSVGGKTGVNHHLGKNMIGTFYQPGLVWIDIETLKTLPERELLSGIAEVIKYGVIWDREFFEYLDKKRDELLGLDPETLSAVIRRSCGIKAAVVSKDERESGLRAILNYGHTVGHAIETVTGYQRYLHGEAVAIGMVYEAEIARSLGMIDSEGVDSIRKLVRAYGLPAEAGHQLNMSNISSAMALDKKALSGTVRFVLPEEIGKVKIVSGVDTEILEKVMLGI